One stretch of Agelaius phoeniceus isolate bAgePho1 chromosome 15, bAgePho1.hap1, whole genome shotgun sequence DNA includes these proteins:
- the LOC143695314 gene encoding uncharacterized protein LOC143695314 codes for MEEEMELHDGEKPHKCVECGKSFRWKYNLTVHQRTHTGEKPYKCGECEKSFSQSSSLIKHQRSHTGERPYECGECRKSFSESSTLIKHLRSHTGERPYECGECRKSFSRSSSLIKHQRTHTGERPYECSKCGKRFQTSSHLLQHYQSHTEERPFQCPDCGKGFKYNSTLVTHRRIHTRERPYECPQCGKSFSCSSHLTQHQRRHRQSQRGSRARERAEPATQQTHRERESKFEQSLQRAKSAQTRLD; via the exons atggaagaggagatggag ctccatgatggggagaagccccacaagtgcgtggagtgtgggaagagcttcaggtggaagtACAACCTGACTgtgcaccagaggacccacactggggaaaagccctacaagtgtggggagtgtgagaagagcttcagccagagctccagcctgatcaagcaccagaggagccacacaggggagaggccctatgagtgtggggaatgtagGAAGAGCTTCAGCGAGAGCTCCACCCTGATCAAGCACCTGAGGagccacacaggggagaggccctatgagtgtggggaatgtaggaagagcttcagccggagctccagcctgatcaaacaccagaggacccacactggggagaggccctatgagtgttcCAAGTgcgggaagaggtttcagaccagctcccatctcctccagcactatcagagtcacacagaggagaggcccttccaatgccccgactgcgggaagggattcaagtacaactccaccctcgtcacccaccggcgcatccacaccagggagaggccctacgagtgtccccagtgtgggaagagcttctcctgcagctctcacttgacccaacaccaacggaggcaccg gcaaagccagcgaggcagcagagcaagagagagagcagagccagcgacACAACAAACGCAccgagagcgagagagcaagtTTGAACAGAGCTTGCAAAGGGCAAAATCAGCTCAGACCAGGTTAGACTGA